In one Pseudomonas sp. MM211 genomic region, the following are encoded:
- a CDS encoding peptidylprolyl isomerase codes for MLKKLALTACSLLFTAQLMAAENPVVLLTTSLGEIEIQLDEQKAPISTKNFLAYVDSGFYKGTQFHRVIPGFMVQGGGFDENMRQKNTSASIKNEADNGLHNVRGTLAMARTQARDSATSQFFINHADNAFLDHGSRDFGYAVFGKVTRGMEVVDRIAQVRTANRSGQQNVPVDPIVILDAKRL; via the coding sequence ATGTTGAAGAAACTCGCCCTTACCGCCTGCTCTCTGTTGTTCACCGCCCAGCTTATGGCCGCCGAAAACCCAGTGGTGCTGCTGACCACCAGCCTGGGCGAAATCGAAATTCAGCTCGATGAACAAAAAGCACCGATCAGTACCAAGAACTTCCTGGCTTACGTGGACAGCGGCTTCTACAAAGGCACCCAGTTCCATCGCGTGATTCCGGGCTTCATGGTGCAGGGTGGCGGTTTCGACGAGAACATGCGCCAGAAGAACACCAGCGCGTCGATCAAGAACGAAGCCGATAACGGTCTGCACAACGTGCGCGGCACGCTGGCCATGGCACGTACCCAGGCGCGTGACTCGGCGACCAGCCAATTCTTCATCAACCATGCTGATAACGCCTTCCTTGACCACGGCTCGCGCGACTTCGGTTACGCCGTTTTCGGCAAGGTGACCCGTGGTATGGAAGTGGTCGACCGCATCGCTCAGGTGCGCACCGCCAACCGCTCTGGCCAACAGAACGTGCCAGTGGATCCGATAGTGATTCTCGACGCCAAGCGCCTCTGA
- a CDS encoding LysR family transcriptional regulator, which yields MKAPRVTLDQWRTLQAVVDHGGFAQAAEVLHRSQSSVSYTVARMQEQLGVPLLRIDGRKAVLTEAGDVLLRRSRQLVKQASQLEDLAHHMEQGWEAEVRLVVDAAYPSARLVRALTAFMPQSRGCRVRLREEVLSGVEEVLKEGVADLAISGYNIPGFLGSEMSPVEFIAVAHPDHALHRLQRQLNFQDLETQMQVVIRDSGRHQPRDVGWLGAEQRWTVGSLATAATFVGNGLGFAWLPRHMIERELSDGLLKPLLLEKGGSRSPVFFLYASKDKALGPATQILTDLIQRFDAAPLNAAFASPPSA from the coding sequence ATGAAGGCCCCACGCGTAACCCTTGATCAATGGCGCACTTTGCAGGCCGTGGTCGACCATGGAGGCTTCGCCCAGGCCGCCGAGGTACTGCATCGCTCGCAATCGTCGGTCAGCTATACGGTGGCGCGCATGCAGGAGCAGTTGGGTGTACCGCTGTTGCGTATCGATGGGCGCAAGGCAGTGCTCACCGAAGCGGGTGACGTGCTGCTGCGCCGTTCCCGGCAACTGGTCAAGCAGGCCAGCCAGCTCGAAGACCTCGCGCACCATATGGAACAGGGCTGGGAAGCTGAGGTTCGCTTGGTGGTCGACGCCGCCTACCCGAGCGCGCGGCTGGTGCGCGCACTCACCGCCTTCATGCCGCAAAGCCGTGGCTGCCGCGTGCGCCTGCGTGAAGAAGTGCTGTCGGGTGTCGAGGAAGTGCTCAAGGAAGGCGTCGCCGACCTGGCGATCAGCGGCTACAACATTCCCGGCTTCCTTGGCTCGGAAATGAGCCCGGTGGAATTCATCGCCGTGGCCCATCCTGATCACGCCCTGCACCGCCTGCAACGACAGTTGAACTTCCAGGATCTGGAAACCCAGATGCAGGTGGTGATCCGCGATTCCGGGCGCCACCAGCCCCGCGATGTCGGCTGGCTCGGCGCCGAACAGCGCTGGACGGTGGGCAGCCTGGCCACCGCCGCCACCTTCGTCGGCAACGGCCTGGGCTTCGCCTGGTTGCCGCGCCATATGATCGAGCGCGAACTGAGCGACGGCCTGCTCAAGCCCCTGCTGTTGGAAAAGGGCGGCAGCCGCAGCCCGGTATTCTTCCTCTACGCCAGCAAGGACAAAGCCCTGGGGCCGGCCACGCAGATCCTCACCGATCTGATTCAACGCTTCGATGCGGCCCCGCTTAATGCGGCCTTCGCCTCACCACCATCGGCCTGA
- a CDS encoding 3-phosphoglycerate kinase: MKKLCCALIALLPLAAQAYPIELEKQLNGAEVSASSQEIDHNMAAVLVQNYGETAASCKAVFRNGPEAPRTRSANLAAGESGNLTVKFARSIIRLRVQLTCEPQ, encoded by the coding sequence ATGAAAAAACTCTGTTGCGCGCTGATCGCCTTGCTACCGCTGGCAGCTCAGGCTTATCCCATCGAACTGGAGAAGCAGCTCAATGGCGCCGAGGTATCGGCCAGCTCCCAGGAAATCGACCACAACATGGCGGCGGTGCTGGTACAGAACTACGGCGAAACGGCGGCTTCCTGCAAAGCGGTGTTTCGCAACGGCCCGGAAGCGCCACGTACCCGCAGCGCCAATCTGGCAGCGGGGGAGAGCGGCAACCTGACGGTGAAATTCGCCCGCAGCATCATCCGTCTGCGTGTTCAGCTGACCTGCGAACCACAGTGA
- a CDS encoding FMN-dependent NADH-azoreductase, which produces MAQLLVIESSARQHGSVSRQLTERLLAHWREKRPNDAVCRRDLGVEPLPHLDTSLLNAWTQPAEKHGAAECAALQRANQLIDELLVADVLVLAAPMYNFAIPSTLKAWFDHVLRAGVTFRYSENDPQGMLHGKRAFVLTARGGIYAGGCQDHQEPYLRQVLAFMGIHDVTFIHAEGLNLGVEFMAKGLEAAELRLTQVI; this is translated from the coding sequence ATGGCTCAGTTGCTGGTGATTGAAAGCAGTGCGCGGCAGCACGGCTCGGTTTCACGACAACTGACCGAGCGCCTTCTGGCGCACTGGCGCGAGAAGCGCCCCAACGACGCTGTCTGCCGTCGTGATCTGGGCGTCGAGCCGTTACCCCATCTCGATACCAGTCTGCTTAACGCCTGGACGCAACCTGCTGAAAAGCATGGCGCAGCCGAATGTGCGGCGTTACAGCGCGCCAATCAGCTGATCGATGAGCTATTGGTTGCCGATGTGCTGGTGCTGGCTGCGCCGATGTACAACTTCGCCATTCCCAGCACACTCAAGGCCTGGTTCGACCACGTGCTGCGTGCCGGGGTGACCTTCCGTTACAGCGAAAACGATCCGCAAGGCATGCTGCATGGCAAGCGCGCTTTCGTGCTCACCGCCCGTGGCGGCATTTATGCGGGCGGCTGTCAGGATCATCAGGAACCTTATCTGCGTCAGGTGCTGGCCTTCATGGGTATCCACGACGTCACCTTCATCCATGCCGAGGGCCTCAACCTCGGTGTCGAGTTCATGGCCAAGGGTTTGGAAGCCGCCGAGCTGCGCCTGACTCAGGTGATATGA